The proteins below are encoded in one region of Eubacterium sp. 1001713B170207_170306_E7:
- the lctD gene encoding lactate dehydrogenase subunit LctD, producing MDYKKVDEKDVEYLRTLVDADRILVGDEISEDYSHDELGTVANYPEVLMRVLSTEEVSAIMKYAYEQNIPVVVRGSGTGLVGACVPIYGGIMLETTLMNNILELDTENLTVTVEPGVLLMELSKFVEDNDLFYPPDPGEKSATIAGNISTNAGGMRAVKYGVTRDYVRGLTVVMPNGEVLELGGKIVKNSSGYSLKDLVIGSEGTLCVITKAVLKLLPLPKKTLSLLVPFDTFTDAAAVVPKIIKSKAIPTAIEFMERQTILFAEDFLGKKFPDTKSNAYILLTFDGNTKEQVEAEYEVVADLCLNEGAKDVYIVDTDERKDSVWSARGAFLEAIKASTTEMDECDVVVPRNRVAEFINYTHDLEKELNIRIPSFGHAGDGNLHLYICRDELGEKEWEEMLDTAMDKLYAKSLEFDGLVSGEHGIGYAKRKYLFNDYGEYEMGLMDGIKHAFDPKNILNPKKVCQM from the coding sequence ATGGATTACAAAAAAGTTGATGAAAAGGACGTTGAATATTTAAGAACCCTGGTGGACGCGGACCGCATCCTGGTAGGGGATGAAATCTCTGAGGACTACAGCCATGACGAGCTGGGCACTGTTGCCAATTACCCGGAAGTGCTGATGCGCGTGCTCTCCACCGAGGAGGTTTCCGCCATCATGAAATATGCCTATGAACAAAACATTCCTGTGGTGGTCAGAGGCTCGGGCACTGGCCTGGTGGGCGCCTGTGTGCCCATCTACGGCGGCATCATGCTGGAAACCACGCTGATGAACAACATCCTGGAGCTGGACACTGAAAACCTGACCGTGACCGTGGAACCCGGCGTGCTGCTCATGGAGCTTTCCAAATTTGTGGAAGATAACGACCTGTTCTACCCACCGGACCCGGGTGAAAAATCAGCGACCATCGCGGGCAATATTTCCACCAACGCCGGCGGTATGCGCGCGGTAAAATACGGCGTTACCCGTGACTATGTCCGCGGCCTTACCGTGGTCATGCCAAACGGGGAAGTGCTGGAGCTGGGTGGAAAGATCGTTAAAAACAGCTCCGGCTACAGCTTAAAGGACCTGGTCATCGGCTCTGAGGGCACCCTGTGCGTGATCACCAAAGCAGTGCTCAAGTTGCTGCCTCTGCCCAAGAAAACCCTGAGCCTGCTGGTACCCTTCGATACCTTTACAGACGCGGCGGCAGTGGTGCCGAAGATCATCAAATCCAAGGCCATCCCAACCGCCATCGAGTTTATGGAACGCCAGACCATCCTCTTTGCCGAAGACTTTTTAGGCAAGAAATTCCCGGATACCAAGAGCAACGCCTATATCCTGCTCACCTTTGACGGCAACACGAAAGAACAGGTGGAAGCCGAGTATGAGGTGGTGGCAGACCTCTGCCTGAACGAGGGCGCAAAGGATGTGTATATCGTGGATACCGACGAGCGCAAGGACTCTGTCTGGAGCGCCCGCGGCGCTTTCCTGGAAGCCATCAAGGCCTCCACCACCGAAATGGACGAGTGTGACGTGGTGGTACCGAGAAACCGTGTGGCGGAGTTTATCAACTACACCCACGACCTTGAAAAAGAACTGAACATCCGGATTCCAAGCTTTGGCCATGCCGGCGACGGCAATCTGCACCTTTACATCTGCCGCGACGAGCTGGGCGAAAAGGAATGGGAGGAAATGCTGGACACGGCCATGGATAAGCTCTACGCCAAATCCCTTGAGTTTGACGGGCTGGTTTCCGGCGAGCATGGTATCGGCTATGCCAAACGGAAATACCTGTTTAACGACTACGGCGAATATGAAATGGGTCTGATGGACGGCATCAAGCATGCCTTTGACCCGAAGAATATTCTGAACCCTAAAAAAGTCTGCCAGATGTAA
- a CDS encoding NAD-binding protein: MKTSVKKTAVIVGCSQMGARLAMSLSDKGYKVVIMDKDYQAFERIDPHFLGTEFLGDGQDLAALRSLGVDNIKLFVAATGNDADNLALSRKAERLYHLGRVYARLSRSRSREQLKRCATDHASAV, translated from the coding sequence TTGAAAACAAGCGTGAAGAAAACAGCGGTCATAGTGGGGTGCAGCCAGATGGGCGCCCGGCTGGCAATGTCTTTATCGGATAAGGGCTATAAGGTTGTGATCATGGACAAGGATTACCAGGCCTTTGAAAGGATCGACCCGCATTTTCTGGGAACAGAGTTCCTGGGCGATGGCCAGGATCTGGCAGCGCTGCGTTCTTTAGGGGTTGACAATATCAAGCTTTTCGTGGCAGCGACCGGAAATGATGCCGATAACCTTGCCCTGTCACGCAAGGCCGAAAGGCTCTACCACCTGGGCCGTGTCTACGCGAGATTGAGCCGAAGCCGCAGCCGTGAACAGCTGAAACGCTGTGCTACAGACCATGCTTCGGCCGTATAG
- a CDS encoding L-lactate permease: MNNTYGLFILALIPIIWLIVSLGVMKIPGHKACPVALVITLVLSIIVWKMPVLDSFTGALEGIVMGLWPIVYIIIAAVFTYNLTTYSGSMETIKNMMTGVSSDKRILVLILAWGFGGFLEAIAGFGTAVAIPAGIMASLGFNPISAAVMCLIANTTPTAFGAIGLPVTTLAQVTNLDVMQLSFTVSVQLFVLILIIPFVLVMLTGGGLKAVKGVFGITLLSGLAFAVPQIFVARFLGAELPAIVGSLFCMGVTILVAKKFYNKEEAAGAVKVPLKTAFMAWLPFILVFVFIILCSSLFPFISGPLNSIKTAVPIYTGAGAKPYTFAWIACPGTLIILATYLGGLLQGLKFKEISVVFGKTIKQMGKTAITVCSIVGLAKVMGYSGMITSIAMVLVAVTGGFYPLIAPIIGALGTFVTGSDTSANVLFGELQVQAADSIGASPFWIAAANMAGATAGKMISPQSIAVATAATGLIGQEGKILTSTMKFCAVYVVIIGIVVFFGGPLLGF; encoded by the coding sequence ATGAACAACACGTATGGTCTCTTCATATTGGCGCTCATCCCCATCATTTGGTTGATTGTTTCACTGGGTGTGATGAAAATACCAGGCCACAAGGCCTGCCCGGTGGCCCTGGTGATCACCCTGGTTCTCAGTATAATTGTCTGGAAAATGCCGGTGCTTGACAGCTTTACCGGGGCCCTTGAGGGCATTGTCATGGGGCTTTGGCCCATTGTGTACATCATCATCGCGGCGGTGTTCACCTATAACCTCACCACCTATTCGGGCAGTATGGAAACCATTAAAAACATGATGACCGGCGTATCCTCGGATAAACGCATCCTCGTACTCATACTGGCCTGGGGCTTCGGCGGCTTTCTGGAAGCCATCGCGGGCTTCGGTACCGCGGTGGCCATTCCGGCCGGCATTATGGCCTCCCTTGGCTTTAACCCCATCTCGGCCGCGGTCATGTGCCTGATCGCCAACACGACGCCAACGGCTTTCGGCGCCATTGGCCTGCCGGTCACCACGCTGGCCCAGGTCACGAATCTGGACGTCATGCAGCTGTCCTTTACGGTTTCTGTCCAGCTTTTTGTGCTCATACTCATCATTCCCTTTGTACTGGTGATGCTTACCGGCGGCGGCCTCAAGGCCGTCAAGGGTGTGTTTGGCATCACGCTGCTCTCCGGTCTGGCCTTTGCCGTTCCCCAGATTTTTGTGGCAAGGTTCCTTGGCGCAGAGCTTCCCGCCATTGTGGGATCGCTGTTCTGTATGGGCGTGACCATTCTGGTTGCTAAGAAGTTTTACAACAAGGAAGAAGCTGCCGGGGCTGTGAAGGTCCCCCTTAAAACTGCCTTCATGGCCTGGCTGCCCTTTATTCTGGTTTTTGTTTTTATCATTCTCTGTTCATCGCTGTTCCCGTTTATCAGCGGGCCGCTGAACAGCATTAAAACCGCTGTCCCCATTTATACCGGCGCGGGCGCAAAGCCCTACACCTTTGCGTGGATCGCCTGTCCCGGGACCCTGATCATCCTCGCCACCTATCTGGGCGGCCTGCTGCAAGGGCTAAAATTTAAGGAAATTTCCGTCGTGTTTGGCAAAACCATCAAACAGATGGGAAAAACAGCGATCACGGTTTGTTCCATCGTAGGCCTGGCCAAGGTCATGGGCTACAGCGGAATGATCACCTCCATCGCCATGGTACTGGTGGCCGTTACAGGCGGCTTTTATCCCCTTATCGCGCCCATCATCGGCGCCCTCGGTACCTTTGTGACCGGGAGCGATACCTCGGCCAACGTCCTTTTCGGCGAGCTGCAGGTACAGGCTGCGGATTCCATCGGGGCAAGCCCCTTCTGGATCGCGGCGGCCAATATGGCTGGCGCCACAGCTGGAAAAATGATTTCACCCCAGAGTATTGCCGTTGCAACAGCGGCCACTGGGTTAATTGGTCAGGAGGGCAAGATCCTAACCTCGACCATGAAGTTCTGCGCGGTGTATGTCGTGATTATCGGCATCGTAGTATTCTTCGGAGGCCCGCTTTTAGGCTTCTGA
- the lctC gene encoding lactate dehydrogenase subunit LctC, giving the protein MAGIKVINENCGQEIFDQFNEICPFGAFTFEENKLEVTAACKMCKLCLKKGPEGYVELEEDEKEEIDKSKYRGVTVYVDHVEGKIHPVTLELIGKAKELAAVIDHPVYALFIGHNIGDKAKELLHYGVDKVFVYDDARLAHFSIEPYTNAFEDFIRKENPSSILVGATNVGRSLAPRVAARFRTGLTADCTILEMKENTDLVQIRPAFGGNIMAQIVTENNRPQFCTVRYKIFSAPERSDEARGEIVNMALEEKRFASAIEVLEIIKKEKGFDISEADVIVAVGRGVKSEKDLPMVQEFADAIGAKMACTRPNIENGWFDPRLQIGLSGRTVKPKLIIAVGVSGSVQFAAGMQNSEYIVAINNDKNASIFNIAHCGIVGDLYEVLPELMEEIRNNKNVNETLESEAV; this is encoded by the coding sequence ATGGCTGGAATTAAAGTAATCAATGAAAACTGCGGACAGGAGATTTTCGATCAGTTCAATGAAATTTGTCCATTCGGGGCCTTCACTTTTGAAGAAAACAAGCTGGAAGTAACCGCTGCCTGTAAGATGTGCAAGCTGTGCCTGAAAAAGGGCCCAGAGGGCTATGTGGAGCTGGAAGAGGATGAAAAGGAAGAGATTGACAAGAGCAAATACCGCGGCGTTACCGTCTATGTAGACCATGTGGAAGGCAAAATCCATCCGGTAACCCTGGAGCTGATCGGAAAGGCCAAGGAGCTGGCCGCTGTCATCGACCATCCGGTATACGCGTTGTTTATCGGCCACAACATCGGTGATAAGGCCAAAGAGCTGCTGCATTACGGCGTCGATAAGGTTTTTGTCTATGACGATGCCCGGCTGGCGCATTTCTCCATTGAGCCTTACACCAACGCTTTTGAGGACTTTATCCGCAAGGAAAACCCGTCCTCCATCCTGGTGGGCGCGACCAACGTGGGCCGTTCACTGGCCCCGCGCGTCGCGGCCCGGTTCCGCACCGGTTTAACCGCGGACTGCACCATCCTGGAAATGAAGGAAAATACCGATTTGGTCCAGATTCGTCCGGCCTTTGGCGGGAATATTATGGCCCAGATCGTCACCGAAAACAACCGCCCGCAGTTCTGTACAGTGCGCTATAAGATTTTCTCAGCGCCGGAACGTTCCGATGAGGCCAGGGGTGAGATTGTGAATATGGCATTGGAAGAAAAACGTTTTGCCTCCGCCATTGAGGTTCTTGAGATCATCAAAAAGGAAAAGGGCTTTGACATCTCCGAGGCCGATGTGATCGTCGCGGTTGGCCGCGGGGTCAAGAGTGAAAAGGACCTGCCAATGGTGCAGGAATTCGCAGACGCCATCGGCGCGAAAATGGCCTGTACCCGCCCGAACATCGAGAATGGCTGGTTCGACCCGCGTCTGCAGATCGGCCTGAGCGGCCGTACGGTTAAGCCTAAGCTGATCATCGCGGTGGGTGTGTCCGGCTCTGTCCAGTTTGCCGCGGGCATGCAGAACTCCGAATACATTGTGGCCATTAATAATGATAAGAACGCATCCATCTTTAACATCGCCCACTGCGGCATTGTCGGCGACCTGTATGAAGTTCTCCCTGAGCTGATGGAAGAAATACGAAACAATAAAAATGTGAACGAAACCCTGGAAAGTGAGGCTGTATAA